Proteins from a genomic interval of Deinococcus detaillensis:
- a CDS encoding ExbD/TolR family protein, with translation MRRRFREEQPLTFDFAPMVDIVLLLLIFFFLTSNLNARQNALPLDLPRASQTVQQTPELPVVSLERSGKLYLNGKETTLTKLGAQLKPLLQVSGGTVGLRADEKGNYGGVVQVMDVIKKAGGERLALGTKTGSK, from the coding sequence ATGAGACGCCGCTTCCGGGAAGAACAGCCGCTGACTTTTGATTTTGCGCCGATGGTGGACATCGTGTTGCTGCTGCTGATTTTCTTCTTTTTGACCAGTAACCTCAACGCCCGCCAAAACGCTTTGCCGCTGGATTTGCCCCGCGCTTCGCAGACGGTGCAGCAAACTCCCGAATTGCCGGTGGTCAGCTTGGAGCGCTCTGGCAAGCTGTACCTCAACGGCAAAGAAACCACCCTGACCAAACTGGGCGCTCAGCTTAAGCCTCTGCTTCAGGTGTCGGGCGGCACGGTGGGCCTGCGGGCCGATGAAAAAGGCAACTACGGCGGCGTGGTGCAGGTGATGGACGTGATCAAGAAAGCCGGCGGCGAGCGCCTGGCCCTCGGCACCAAGACCGGGAGCAAATAA
- a CDS encoding MotA/TolQ/ExbB proton channel family protein, whose translation MNVLSLIQAAGPLLWVLLALSIYTIYLTTLRVLELSRLGQDSASAALIERTRAVTAESGGAAALAEIDYSGLQTPTANVLRAGLARADRGIDAAQAAMNGAILQEDARLYAGISALGTVAQIAPLIGLLGTVIGMVRSFIVFSQTTAPTPSQLATGISEALINTAGGLIVAIVAYVARNALRSRADRIAAGAERVREELPAWLSVVVPTAPVRAAPARPAAQTNAQAAPIAPLEFTFEGSKTP comes from the coding sequence GTGAATGTCCTTTCCCTGATTCAGGCCGCTGGGCCGCTGCTGTGGGTGTTGTTGGCGCTGTCGATCTACACCATCTACCTGACGACGCTGCGGGTCTTGGAACTCTCTAGGCTGGGTCAGGATTCTGCTTCTGCGGCCCTGATCGAGCGCACGCGGGCCGTGACTGCCGAGTCGGGCGGAGCGGCGGCGCTGGCCGAAATTGATTATTCGGGTTTGCAGACCCCCACCGCCAATGTGCTGCGGGCCGGACTCGCCAGAGCCGACCGGGGCATCGACGCCGCGCAGGCCGCCATGAACGGAGCCATCTTGCAAGAAGACGCCCGGTTGTACGCGGGCATCAGTGCGCTGGGCACGGTGGCCCAGATCGCGCCGTTGATCGGTTTGCTCGGCACCGTGATCGGAATGGTGCGCTCGTTTATCGTCTTTTCGCAGACCACCGCGCCCACGCCTTCGCAGCTTGCCACCGGCATCAGCGAAGCGCTGATCAATACGGCGGGCGGCCTGATCGTGGCGATTGTGGCGTACGTGGCCCGCAACGCTCTGCGTTCCCGCGCCGACCGAATCGCAGCGGGGGCCGAGCGGGTGCGCGAGGAACTTCCGGCTTGGTTGAGCGTGGTGGTGCCCACTGCGCCCGTGCGGGCTGCTCCCGCCCGTCCAGCGGCCCAGACCAACGCCCAGGCCGCGCCGATTGCTCCGCTGGAATTCACCTTCGAGGGCAGCAAAACGCCATGA
- the sufC gene encoding Fe-S cluster assembly ATPase SufC: protein MTEDTTSPQQSAPHQIEIRNLHACVGDLQILKGIDLIVPRGELHAVMGPNGNGKSTLAKVIVGDPEYTVTEGEILVDGQNILEMEPDERARLGLFLAFQYPVEIPGVTIANFLRLAMQARKAEGEEVSFTEFYNKLLAALKTLEWDESIVERYLNAGFSGGEKKRNEILQMLMLDPTYIIMDETDSGLDVDALKIVARGVNSMRGENLGGLIITHYQRLLDYIIPDKVHIIVNGKVVQSGGPELAKKLDSQGYEWVKELATA from the coding sequence ATGACCGAAGATACCACCAGTCCGCAGCAGAGCGCCCCGCACCAAATCGAGATCCGAAACCTGCACGCTTGCGTCGGGGACTTGCAGATCCTCAAGGGCATCGACCTGATCGTGCCGCGCGGTGAGCTGCACGCGGTGATGGGGCCGAACGGCAACGGCAAGAGCACCCTCGCCAAAGTCATCGTCGGCGACCCTGAGTACACCGTCACCGAAGGCGAGATCCTGGTCGACGGTCAGAACATTCTGGAAATGGAACCCGACGAGCGTGCCCGCCTCGGCCTCTTTCTGGCCTTCCAGTACCCGGTTGAAATTCCGGGCGTGACCATCGCCAACTTCCTGCGCCTCGCCATGCAGGCCCGCAAAGCCGAGGGCGAGGAAGTCAGCTTCACCGAGTTTTACAACAAGCTGCTGGCCGCCCTCAAAACGTTGGAATGGGACGAGAGCATCGTGGAGCGCTACCTCAACGCGGGCTTTTCCGGCGGCGAGAAAAAGCGCAACGAAATTTTGCAGATGCTGATGCTCGACCCCACCTACATCATCATGGACGAAACCGACTCGGGCCTCGACGTGGACGCCCTCAAGATTGTGGCCAGAGGCGTCAACTCGATGCGCGGCGAGAATCTCGGCGGTTTGATCATCACCCACTACCAGCGCCTCTTGGATTACATCATCCCCGATAAAGTCCACATCATCGTGAACGGAAAAGTAGTGCAGTCTGGCGGCCCCGAACTCGCCAAGAAGCTGGATTCGCAGGGCTACGAATGGGTCAAGGAATTGGCTACAGCCTGA
- the sufB gene encoding Fe-S cluster assembly protein SufB, which yields MTINPAVNDINTDYEYGWSNPEKYAFKAPKGLSREVVEMISKTKDEPQWMLDFRLKALDIFYSKPMPTWGADLSGLNLDEIYYYIKPEGMNARSWDDVPEDVKKTFERLGIPEAERAMLAGVGAQYESEMVYHNLKEEWEKLGVVFLSIEDGLKEYPELFREHFATIIPPEDNKFAAINSAVWSGGSFVYVPKGVKVDIPLQTYFRINAESSGQFERTLIIIDEGAQAHYIEGCTAPAYNADSFHSGVIEIVVKEGARFRYSTIQNWSHNVYNLVTQRAAVYGNGVMEWVDGNLGSKVTMKYPACYLLEEGARGEILSIAMAGRGQHQDAGGKIVHFAPNTSGTIVSKSISKDSGRSSYRGLVKIYEGAKGSKTNVECDALLLDEEARTDTYPYIEIEEKDARVGHEATVSKINDEQILYLQSRGLSKDQAAGLIVRGFIEPIAKELPLEYAVELNRLIELEMEGSVG from the coding sequence ATGACCATTAATCCCGCAGTCAATGACATCAACACCGACTATGAATACGGTTGGAGCAATCCTGAGAAGTACGCCTTCAAAGCGCCCAAAGGTCTGAGCCGCGAAGTCGTCGAAATGATCAGCAAGACCAAAGACGAACCCCAGTGGATGCTGGACTTCCGCCTCAAAGCATTGGACATCTTCTACAGCAAGCCGATGCCGACTTGGGGCGCGGATTTGAGCGGCCTCAACCTCGATGAAATCTACTATTACATCAAGCCCGAGGGCATGAACGCCCGCAGCTGGGACGATGTACCCGAGGACGTGAAAAAGACCTTCGAGCGATTGGGCATTCCCGAAGCCGAGCGGGCTATGCTGGCCGGTGTGGGCGCACAGTACGAATCGGAAATGGTGTACCACAACCTCAAAGAAGAGTGGGAAAAGTTGGGCGTGGTCTTCCTCAGCATTGAAGACGGCCTCAAAGAATACCCTGAGCTCTTCCGCGAGCATTTCGCCACCATTATTCCGCCGGAAGACAACAAGTTCGCGGCCATCAACTCTGCGGTTTGGAGTGGCGGCAGCTTTGTCTACGTCCCCAAAGGCGTCAAGGTGGACATCCCACTGCAAACCTATTTCCGCATCAATGCCGAGAGCAGCGGTCAGTTTGAGCGCACCCTGATTATCATTGATGAAGGCGCTCAAGCGCATTACATCGAGGGTTGCACCGCACCTGCCTATAACGCCGACAGCTTCCACTCGGGCGTCATTGAAATCGTGGTCAAAGAAGGCGCACGCTTCCGCTACAGCACCATTCAAAACTGGTCGCACAACGTCTACAACCTTGTCACGCAGCGGGCCGCCGTGTACGGCAATGGCGTGATGGAATGGGTCGACGGCAACCTCGGCAGCAAAGTCACCATGAAGTATCCGGCCTGCTACCTCCTGGAAGAAGGCGCACGCGGCGAGATCTTGAGCATTGCGATGGCGGGACGCGGCCAGCATCAAGACGCGGGCGGCAAGATCGTTCACTTTGCGCCCAACACCAGCGGCACGATTGTCAGCAAGTCGATCAGCAAGGATTCGGGCCGTTCTTCTTACCGTGGCCTGGTCAAGATTTACGAAGGCGCGAAGGGCAGCAAAACCAATGTGGAATGCGACGCCCTCTTGCTCGACGAGGAAGCCCGCACCGACACCTATCCTTACATCGAGATTGAGGAAAAGGATGCCCGCGTGGGTCACGAAGCCACCGTCTCCAAGATCAATGACGAGCAGATTCTTTACCTGCAAAGTCGCGGCCTCAGCAAAGATCAGGCGGCAGGTTTGATTGTGCGCGGCTTCATCGAGCCGATTGCCAAAGAATTGCCACTTGAGTACGCCGTGGAGTTGAACCGGCTAATTGAGTTGGAAATGGAAGGCAGCGTCGGATAG
- a CDS encoding VOC family protein codes for MKLNHINLGVTDVPAAVEIFELFFGLKQAEGMPRNDNMTFLHDDDGSLISVFKSKDVSYPKVFHIGFLQDTPEQVRAVHAQLTAGGHQVQAPYENHGRLTFYFNTPAVFIIEVESFMG; via the coding sequence TTGAAACTCAATCACATCAACTTAGGCGTTACTGACGTTCCTGCCGCCGTCGAGATCTTCGAGCTTTTCTTTGGCCTTAAGCAGGCCGAAGGAATGCCCAGAAACGACAACATGACCTTCCTGCATGACGATGACGGCTCACTCATTTCTGTCTTCAAAAGCAAAGACGTGAGTTACCCTAAAGTCTTTCACATCGGCTTTTTGCAAGATACGCCGGAGCAAGTGCGGGCCGTTCACGCGCAACTCACAGCAGGCGGCCACCAAGTTCAAGCCCCTTACGAAAATCATGGGCGGCTGACCTTTTACTTCAATACTCCGGCTGTCTTTATTATTGAAGTCGAATCGTTCATGGGTTGA
- the sufD gene encoding Fe-S cluster assembly protein SufD translates to MTNSPFSDQLAAHTGPDWLNAKRKASFDLFDTLEVPHSGVEAWKYTQVTIDFAKLRPHPKRDMVADLSALPASVRERLSSTDVGAFLVMDGPDVVYRTELPTELSAKGVIFTDLKTAVEQYPDKVQQYLYSVVPAEVPDDTTIAAPGTTPSKSPDPSEGKFSALAAALWTNGAFVYVPRGVEVELPLGSFRVMSEAGTYTATRTLVVAEENAQVTFIDEQDSEDLPGTYAIGAVELVVKDGARLRYVSIQNWGKGVTHIQRQRGDVGRDATLNSLVVTMGGTLSRTEMQSHLRGQGSSSEMLALYFANEDQHFDHYTLQHHAAPNAYSDLLYKGVSDDQSVGVFSGMIKVDLGAQKTDAYQKHRTLMLSSEAQNFSVPQLEINANDVRCSHGSTTGPVDQEQLFFLRSRGISKELAEKMLVTAFLEDVLGRVPLQSVVKYIEGIIAKKVGAA, encoded by the coding sequence ATGACCAATTCCCCATTCTCTGACCAACTCGCTGCCCACACTGGCCCCGACTGGCTGAATGCCAAGCGCAAGGCCAGCTTCGATCTCTTCGACACGCTCGAAGTGCCTCACAGCGGCGTGGAAGCCTGGAAGTACACCCAAGTCACCATCGATTTCGCCAAGCTGCGCCCGCATCCCAAGCGCGATATGGTCGCCGACCTCTCGGCCTTGCCTGCCAGCGTGCGCGAACGTCTGAGCAGCACCGACGTGGGCGCATTCTTGGTGATGGACGGCCCCGACGTGGTCTACCGCACTGAGTTGCCCACCGAGCTGAGCGCCAAAGGCGTGATCTTCACCGATCTCAAAACGGCGGTGGAGCAGTACCCCGACAAGGTTCAGCAGTACCTCTACAGTGTGGTTCCCGCTGAAGTGCCGGACGACACCACCATTGCCGCGCCCGGCACCACGCCCAGCAAATCACCCGATCCCAGCGAGGGCAAGTTCAGCGCTCTGGCGGCGGCCCTGTGGACAAACGGCGCGTTCGTCTACGTGCCGCGCGGCGTAGAAGTCGAGCTTCCGCTCGGGTCGTTCCGCGTGATGAGTGAGGCCGGCACCTACACCGCTACCCGTACCCTGGTGGTGGCCGAAGAAAACGCCCAAGTGACTTTTATCGACGAGCAAGACAGCGAAGACTTGCCCGGCACCTACGCTATCGGCGCAGTCGAACTCGTTGTCAAAGACGGCGCTCGCCTGCGCTACGTCAGCATCCAGAACTGGGGCAAGGGCGTCACCCACATTCAGCGCCAGCGCGGCGACGTGGGCCGTGACGCGACCCTCAACAGCCTCGTGGTCACGATGGGCGGCACCCTCAGCCGCACCGAAATGCAGAGCCACTTGCGCGGGCAAGGCTCGAGCAGCGAAATGCTGGCGCTCTACTTTGCCAACGAAGACCAGCACTTTGACCACTACACCCTCCAGCATCACGCCGCGCCCAACGCTTACTCCGATTTGCTCTACAAAGGCGTCAGCGACGACCAAAGCGTGGGCGTGTTCAGCGGCATGATCAAAGTGGACCTGGGCGCACAAAAAACCGACGCCTACCAAAAGCACCGCACCCTGATGCTCAGCAGCGAAGCCCAAAACTTCAGCGTGCCGCAGCTGGAAATCAACGCCAACGATGTGCGCTGTTCGCACGGCTCCACCACCGGCCCAGTGGATCAGGAGCAGCTTTTCTTTCTTCGTTCACGCGGCATCAGCAAAGAGTTGGCCGAGAAAATGCTGGTCACCGCTTTCTTGGAAGACGTGCTGGGGCGCGTGCCGCTGCAGAGCGTCGTCAAGTACATCGAAGGCATTATTGCCAAAAAGGTCGGCGCAGCCTAA
- a CDS encoding TMEM175 family protein: protein MGKTRLEAFSDGVLASIITIMALELGAPECCESVLFPTSGSSECWLRRKYYRADKNEKAKARR from the coding sequence ATGGGCAAAACCAGATTGGAAGCGTTTTCGGATGGTGTGCTGGCGAGCATTATTACCATTATGGCGTTGGAACTTGGAGCGCCTGAATGCTGCGAAAGTGTGTTATTCCCGACCAGCGGATCGAGCGAGTGCTGGCTGAGGAGGAAGTACTATCGGGCAGACAAAAACGAAAAAGCAAAAGCCCGTAGATGA